The following proteins are encoded in a genomic region of Elusimicrobiota bacterium:
- a CDS encoding NAD(P)-dependent glycerol-3-phosphate dehydrogenase: MKAAVVGAGAWGTALASHAARLGHSVRLWAFEPEVADSIAARHENAVFLPGVKLPDSVRACGDLGAAVRGADLVLFAAPAQHLRELSRQAAAHIGAAAVVVVAAKGIEESSLELLSTVLGETLPEVGARRLAFLSGPSFAREVALGLPTNVVAASRDAAAALAVQEALHAPAFRVYASDDVVGVQVGGALKNVIAIAAGACDGLSLGTNARAALITRGLAEMTRLGIALGAQPLTFLGLSGVGDLVLTCTGELSRNRALGQSVAQGADPKAYVAQHRSVAEGFHTAAAAHALALQKGVEMPITEQVYEVLHHGRPLPQALKTLMNRDFKEEFRGITS, translated from the coding sequence TTGAAGGCAGCGGTCGTCGGGGCGGGCGCCTGGGGCACGGCCCTGGCCAGCCACGCGGCGCGCCTGGGCCACTCGGTGCGGCTCTGGGCGTTCGAGCCCGAAGTCGCGGACTCCATCGCCGCGCGCCATGAGAACGCCGTCTTCCTGCCCGGCGTGAAGCTCCCGGACTCCGTGCGCGCCTGCGGCGACCTGGGCGCGGCCGTGCGCGGCGCGGACCTGGTGCTCTTCGCAGCGCCCGCCCAGCATCTGCGCGAGCTCTCCCGGCAGGCCGCGGCTCACATCGGGGCCGCCGCGGTCGTCGTCGTAGCCGCCAAGGGCATCGAGGAGTCCTCGCTGGAGCTGCTCTCGACCGTGCTCGGCGAGACTCTGCCCGAGGTCGGCGCGCGGCGCCTGGCCTTCCTCTCGGGGCCGAGCTTCGCGCGCGAGGTGGCCCTCGGCCTGCCGACCAACGTGGTCGCGGCGTCGCGGGACGCGGCCGCCGCGCTCGCGGTGCAGGAGGCCCTGCACGCGCCCGCCTTCCGCGTCTACGCCAGCGACGACGTGGTGGGCGTGCAGGTCGGTGGGGCGCTCAAGAACGTCATCGCCATAGCGGCCGGCGCCTGCGACGGGCTGAGCCTGGGGACCAACGCCCGCGCGGCGCTCATCACGCGGGGCCTGGCCGAGATGACCCGGTTGGGCATCGCCCTGGGCGCGCAGCCGCTGACCTTCCTGGGGCTATCCGGGGTGGGAGACCTGGTCTTGACGTGCACGGGCGAGCTCTCCCGCAACCGGGCGCTGGGCCAGAGCGTGGCGCAGGGGGCGGACCCGAAGGCGTACGTGGCCCAGCACCGCTCGGTCGCGGAGGGGTTCCACACCGCGGCCGCGGCGCACGCCTTGGCGCTTCAGAAGGGGGTGGAGATGCCGATCACCGAGCAGGTCTATGAGGTCCTGCACCACGGCCGCCCCTTGCCCCAGGCGCTCAAGACCCTCATGAACCGGGACTTCAAGGAGGAGTTCCGGGGCATCACGAGCTAG
- a CDS encoding ATP-binding protein: MTVLIAALAVLACAWLLVHMQNRAVSRITQAAERLAAGDWSARVGPLRDDEIGRLGRSLDQLAEKVQKDLAALRRSETVRKDFTANVSHELRTPLAAIKAFAETLRGGAAEDPDHRMEFLEEIERNADRMTRLVDDLLTLSALDSGARPPAAESVDLMRLAAEVTATLKPLAGRKELGLRLEPFRDVPPVRGDRGQLKQVLTNLLDNAIKFTPEKGLVRVSAACAEGRVTVAVQDTGIGIPAEDLPRIFERFYRVDKARSRELGGTGLGLAIVKHIVEAHGGSVAVESRPGEGSTFRVSLPA; encoded by the coding sequence GTGACCGTCCTCATCGCGGCGCTGGCAGTGCTGGCCTGCGCTTGGCTCCTGGTGCATATGCAGAACCGCGCCGTCTCGCGCATCACGCAGGCCGCCGAGCGCCTAGCCGCGGGCGACTGGAGCGCCCGCGTCGGCCCGCTGCGCGACGACGAAATCGGACGGCTCGGCCGCAGCCTGGACCAGCTCGCGGAGAAGGTCCAGAAGGACCTCGCCGCCCTGCGCCGCTCCGAGACCGTGCGCAAGGATTTTACCGCCAACGTCTCGCACGAGCTGCGCACGCCCCTGGCCGCCATCAAGGCCTTCGCCGAGACCTTGCGCGGCGGAGCCGCGGAGGATCCGGACCACCGCATGGAGTTCCTCGAGGAGATCGAGCGCAACGCCGACCGCATGACGCGGCTGGTCGACGACCTGCTCACCCTCTCGGCCCTGGACTCCGGGGCGCGGCCGCCGGCGGCGGAGTCCGTGGACCTCATGCGCCTGGCCGCCGAGGTCACGGCCACTTTGAAGCCCCTGGCCGGGCGCAAGGAGCTCGGCCTGCGCCTGGAGCCCTTCCGGGACGTCCCGCCGGTGCGCGGAGACCGCGGCCAGCTCAAGCAGGTGCTCACCAACCTGCTCGACAACGCCATCAAGTTCACCCCGGAGAAGGGCCTGGTGCGCGTCAGCGCCGCCTGCGCCGAAGGCCGCGTGACCGTGGCGGTCCAGGACACGGGCATCGGCATCCCGGCCGAGGACCTGCCCCGCATCTTCGAGCGCTTCTACCGCGTGGACAAGGCCCGCTCCCGGGAGCTGGGCGGCACCGGCCTGGGCCTGGCCATCGTCAAGCACATCGTGGAAGCCCACGGCGGCAGCGTCGCCGTGGAGAGCCGGCCGGGGGAGGGCTCGACCTTCCGCGTCTCCTTGCCCGCTTAG
- a CDS encoding Crp/Fnr family transcriptional regulator produces the protein MAFSQREAPNCDWCQFRKNCLYELLGTKESKKAWREMRVANPFKAGEVIFHEGSVPMGVFVVCTGKVKVYKSSRSGQQLITRIEHPGDLLGHITLLHGGSYDASGEAMETSVVSLVDALSFTGFLTKYPNASLALLKALAHDVSMADNKTRDVAFKPARSRLADVLCRMKKDGKTHPVVAGLKRRDLAEMAGLSIETTVRLLKDFEQRELVRKKEKDLILLNEGQLRVLAGLTS, from the coding sequence ATGGCATTTTCCCAAAGAGAAGCGCCGAACTGCGACTGGTGCCAGTTCCGCAAGAACTGCCTCTACGAGCTCCTCGGCACCAAGGAATCCAAGAAGGCTTGGCGCGAGATGCGCGTGGCCAATCCCTTCAAGGCCGGGGAGGTCATCTTCCACGAGGGCTCCGTGCCCATGGGCGTCTTCGTGGTCTGCACGGGCAAGGTCAAGGTCTACAAGTCCAGCCGCAGCGGCCAGCAGCTCATCACGCGCATCGAGCATCCGGGCGACTTGCTCGGCCACATCACCCTCCTGCATGGCGGCTCCTACGATGCCAGCGGCGAGGCCATGGAGACCTCCGTGGTCTCCTTGGTCGACGCCCTGTCCTTCACGGGCTTCCTCACGAAGTACCCCAACGCCTCTTTGGCCCTGCTCAAGGCCCTGGCGCACGACGTGAGCATGGCCGACAACAAGACGCGCGACGTGGCCTTCAAGCCGGCGCGCAGCCGGCTGGCGGACGTGCTCTGCCGCATGAAGAAGGACGGCAAGACGCATCCGGTGGTGGCGGGCTTGAAGCGCCGCGACCTCGCCGAGATGGCGGGGCTCTCCATCGAGACCACGGTGCGCCTGCTCAAGGACTTCGAGCAGCGGGAGCTCGTGCGGAAGAAAGAAAAGGACCTGATCCTGCTCAACGAAGGTCAGCTGCGCGTCCTGGCGGGCCTGACCAGTTGA
- a CDS encoding tetratricopeptide repeat protein produces MKTTLLTMTGLLAALLATPPATAADRSGNTADRSPIQALLKKGLADVERQDFTAAITKFSKAASLSPESRALFLLGYAHAQRGSRSAVPSAADKQDAQEAVSAYSQAMAADPGLKVIADPSRFYRSLAWSYETVQDFDRAAAAYRSAMAAAPKNPMIPLNLARAYSRLGQPAKAAESLGASLERARQIGQEELILKTLRGNPRYSSMLAYPDVAAVAGDPAASQPVIAQAAPASRDEELRDAVKDQGPALARELAAAPLPDPAVMDALAAGDDNFKFRQYRTAINAYDTAARLDGKAQALSPVQRSILYERMGAAYNRLGLCEDAVLPLQRSLQAMPNNAAANYQLALAYSVSGRFNEALRALAGTFDSAPSRAELRKYLILAKSDSEFEPVRDLAGFAGLVGRTEDLLARR; encoded by the coding sequence ATGAAAACGACGCTGCTGACGATGACCGGCCTGCTCGCCGCCCTCCTCGCGACCCCTCCGGCGACCGCGGCCGATCGATCCGGGAATACGGCGGACCGCTCGCCGATCCAGGCCTTGCTCAAGAAGGGCCTGGCCGACGTGGAGCGGCAGGATTTCACGGCGGCCATCACGAAGTTCTCCAAGGCCGCCAGCCTCAGCCCTGAGAGCCGCGCCCTCTTCCTCCTGGGCTACGCGCACGCCCAAAGGGGTTCCCGCAGCGCCGTCCCCTCGGCCGCTGACAAACAGGACGCCCAGGAGGCGGTCAGCGCCTACTCCCAGGCCATGGCCGCCGACCCCGGCCTCAAGGTGATCGCGGACCCGTCCCGCTTCTATCGCAGCCTGGCTTGGTCCTACGAGACCGTCCAGGACTTCGACCGGGCCGCCGCCGCCTACCGCTCGGCCATGGCCGCGGCCCCGAAGAACCCCATGATCCCTCTCAATCTGGCGCGCGCCTACAGCCGCCTGGGCCAGCCGGCCAAGGCCGCGGAGAGCCTCGGCGCGAGCCTGGAGCGGGCGCGGCAGATCGGACAGGAGGAGCTCATCCTCAAGACCTTGCGCGGCAACCCCCGATACTCGTCCATGCTCGCCTATCCGGATGTCGCGGCCGTGGCGGGCGATCCGGCCGCTTCCCAGCCCGTCATAGCCCAAGCCGCGCCGGCTTCCCGCGACGAGGAGCTGCGCGACGCGGTCAAGGACCAGGGCCCGGCTTTGGCCCGGGAGCTGGCCGCAGCACCCCTGCCCGATCCCGCGGTCATGGACGCGCTGGCCGCCGGCGACGACAACTTCAAGTTCCGGCAGTACCGGACCGCCATCAACGCCTACGACACCGCGGCCCGTCTCGACGGCAAGGCGCAAGCCTTGAGCCCGGTGCAGCGCTCCATCCTCTACGAGCGCATGGGCGCCGCCTACAACCGCCTCGGCTTGTGCGAAGATGCGGTCCTCCCCCTGCAGCGGTCTTTGCAGGCCATGCCCAACAACGCCGCCGCCAATTACCAGTTGGCTCTGGCCTACTCGGTCTCCGGCCGGTTCAACGAGGCGCTGCGCGCCCTGGCCGGGACCTTCGACTCCGCGCCTTCGCGGGCCGAACTGCGCAAATATCTGATCCTGGCCAAGAGCGACTCGGAGTTCGAGCCCGTCCGCGACTTGGCCGGCTTCGCAGGCTTGGTGGGCCGCACCGAAGACTTGCTGGCCCGACGTTAA
- a CDS encoding histidine phosphatase family protein produces MRSPTLLLVILLLWAQAAFAVPARVIVIRHGEKPDQGPELNERGWQRARGLVLFFKEDPAVSSLGAPAALYAMAPKGEDGSVRAIQTLTPLAQSLRLPIHKDFKKTEVAALASEIMVEPSYATRTVIICWEHAWIPEILKAFGWKDGPDQWPGGDVYDRAWVLDFTGGKPGAFKDVPEHLLPGDSD; encoded by the coding sequence ATGCGATCCCCAACTCTCCTTTTAGTCATCCTGCTCCTATGGGCGCAGGCCGCCTTCGCCGTCCCGGCGCGCGTCATCGTCATCCGCCACGGCGAGAAGCCCGACCAGGGGCCCGAGCTCAACGAGCGCGGCTGGCAGCGCGCGCGGGGCCTCGTCCTGTTCTTCAAGGAGGACCCCGCTGTCAGCAGTCTCGGCGCGCCCGCCGCCCTGTATGCCATGGCTCCCAAGGGCGAGGATGGCTCGGTTCGCGCCATACAGACCCTCACTCCTCTGGCCCAGAGCCTGCGACTGCCCATCCATAAGGACTTCAAGAAGACGGAGGTGGCGGCGCTCGCCTCCGAGATCATGGTCGAACCTTCCTATGCGACCAGGACCGTCATCATCTGCTGGGAGCACGCCTGGATCCCGGAGATCCTTAAGGCTTTCGGCTGGAAGGACGGCCCGGACCAGTGGCCCGGCGGGGACGTCTACGACCGCGCCTGGGTGCTCGATTTCACGGGCGGCAAGCCCGGTGCCTTCAAAGACGTCCCCGAGCATCTCCTTCCCGGCGACAGCGATTAG
- a CDS encoding recombinase family protein, with protein MKPSGIKYFLYARKSSENEDRQIASISSQIDELKRLATQANLTIEAVLTEEKSAKAPGRPIFNKMIEAIHVDKAQGIICWKLDRLARNPVDGGTISWMLQQSLIKHIQTFQRSYYPTDNVLMMNLEFGMANQFILDLSVNTKRGQRAKIEQGWVPHKPPIGYLSNKHNLPDLLPIHNDPERFELVKRLWLTLIEQRCSAESLYSRADDFGLRTPKGKPLTRSKFYTLFRNPFYYGQFSWNGTLYPGKHEPMISKTQFDIVQGLLDGRRPEALTRHIFAFTRLIRCGECGASITAEEKTKHQKNGNTHHYTYYRCSKRIVPTCSQKPIRDSELELQIKETLDKITIPPEFHQWAIKYLKEEQGQERNDRDDILKNHRSRADACQRKIEALFEMRLDAEISPEDFRARREKLAEEKKRSEEILSDANHRAETWINQAEGLLSFAETARRRFETGDLAVKREILSCLGLNLVLTDRTLEIQMQKPLALFQEFAPEVQALHKRLEPRKTLRAQGDYEVLYARNAKWGE; from the coding sequence ATGAAACCCTCCGGCATCAAATATTTCCTCTATGCGCGTAAATCTTCCGAGAACGAAGATCGGCAGATCGCCTCTATTTCCTCGCAGATCGATGAGTTGAAGCGTCTGGCCACGCAAGCGAATCTCACCATCGAGGCCGTCTTGACCGAGGAAAAGTCCGCCAAAGCGCCAGGGCGTCCGATCTTCAACAAGATGATTGAGGCCATTCATGTGGACAAGGCCCAAGGGATCATCTGTTGGAAACTCGACCGCCTGGCCCGGAACCCCGTGGACGGTGGGACCATTAGCTGGATGCTCCAACAATCGCTCATAAAACACATCCAGACTTTCCAGAGGAGCTACTACCCCACCGACAACGTGCTGATGATGAATTTAGAGTTCGGCATGGCGAATCAATTCATCCTGGACCTGAGCGTCAACACGAAGAGGGGGCAACGGGCCAAGATCGAGCAGGGCTGGGTCCCGCACAAGCCGCCCATCGGCTACCTGTCCAACAAGCACAACCTGCCGGACCTGCTCCCGATCCACAATGACCCCGAAAGGTTCGAGTTGGTCAAGCGCCTCTGGCTGACCTTGATAGAACAGCGATGCTCCGCCGAATCGCTCTACTCCCGCGCCGACGATTTTGGTTTAAGAACGCCCAAAGGCAAGCCGCTGACGCGAAGCAAGTTCTACACCCTTTTCCGCAATCCGTTTTACTACGGACAATTTTCTTGGAACGGGACCCTATATCCGGGCAAGCATGAACCCATGATCTCAAAGACCCAGTTCGACATAGTGCAGGGGCTTCTGGACGGAAGAAGGCCGGAGGCTCTGACCCGGCACATTTTCGCTTTCACCCGCCTGATCCGCTGCGGAGAATGCGGAGCGTCCATCACGGCGGAAGAAAAAACCAAGCATCAGAAAAACGGCAACACCCATCATTACACCTACTACCGCTGCTCGAAACGGATCGTCCCGACCTGCTCCCAAAAGCCCATCCGAGACAGCGAATTGGAACTTCAAATCAAGGAGACTCTGGACAAGATCACCATCCCGCCGGAGTTCCACCAGTGGGCCATCAAATACCTTAAAGAGGAGCAGGGCCAGGAACGCAACGACAGGGACGACATTCTGAAGAATCACCGTTCGCGGGCCGATGCCTGCCAGAGAAAGATTGAAGCCCTCTTTGAAATGCGCCTCGATGCCGAAATCTCGCCGGAGGACTTTCGAGCGCGGCGGGAAAAACTGGCCGAGGAAAAGAAGCGGTCCGAGGAAATCCTCTCAGACGCCAACCACCGGGCCGAGACGTGGATCAATCAAGCCGAGGGGCTTTTATCCTTTGCGGAAACAGCCCGTAGACGCTTTGAGACGGGCGACCTGGCCGTCAAGCGGGAAATCCTCTCCTGCCTCGGTTTGAACCTCGTCCTGACCGACAGAACGCTTGAGATTCAAATGCAAAAGCCGCTGGCCCTCTTCCAGGAGTTCGCCCCCGAGGTCCAGGCCCTCCATAAACGGTTAGAACCTCGCAAAACCCTGAGGGCTCAAGGGGATTACGAGGTTCTCTATGCTCGAAATGCAAAATGGGGTGAGTGA
- a CDS encoding PLP-dependent aminotransferase family protein, producing MIDLVKNLATVNRRTKASVIRELLKLTNKPEIISFAGGLPSPQTFPSEALAEMAHRIIKENSKTALQYGPTEGLPELKAQIVKLLREEEGINTSPNNILITTASQQALDIVGRTFIDPSDPILVELPSYIGGLQVFNSYGAKLMGVRADDNGMLIDDLEAKLAKLRQEEEHYKFVYIVPDFQNPSGVTLTQERRHELIKLSERYNVLLIEDSPYREVRFEGEAPDMLYKLDTTHNVISLFTFSKTLAPGLRLGFILADERIIHKMGILKQSLDLCTSSLNQLLAAEFLKSGVAREHIASVKALYRARKDAMLQALERYMPEGVTWTKPEGGLFLWVRLPEHMNADELFSEAIKENVAYVIGSAFHCDGGGQNTMRLNFSYPTEEQIDEGMKRLAKVVKANLRPRHKHRSRISA from the coding sequence ATGATCGACCTCGTCAAGAACCTCGCCACGGTCAACCGCCGCACCAAGGCTTCCGTCATCCGGGAGCTGCTAAAGCTCACCAACAAGCCGGAGATCATCTCCTTCGCTGGCGGCCTGCCCTCGCCCCAGACCTTCCCCTCCGAGGCCCTGGCCGAGATGGCGCATCGCATCATCAAGGAGAACTCGAAGACCGCCTTGCAGTACGGGCCGACCGAGGGCCTGCCCGAGCTCAAGGCCCAGATCGTCAAGCTTTTGCGCGAGGAGGAAGGCATCAACACCTCGCCGAACAACATCTTGATCACCACGGCCTCCCAGCAGGCGCTCGACATCGTGGGCCGGACCTTCATAGACCCCTCCGACCCCATCCTGGTGGAGCTGCCCAGCTACATCGGCGGCCTGCAGGTCTTCAACTCCTACGGGGCCAAGCTCATGGGCGTCAGGGCCGATGACAACGGCATGCTCATCGACGACCTCGAAGCCAAGCTCGCCAAACTGCGCCAGGAGGAGGAGCACTACAAGTTCGTCTACATCGTGCCCGACTTCCAGAACCCCAGCGGCGTGACCTTGACCCAGGAGCGCCGCCATGAGCTCATCAAGCTCTCCGAGCGCTACAACGTCCTGCTCATCGAGGATTCCCCCTACCGCGAGGTGCGCTTCGAGGGCGAGGCCCCGGACATGCTCTACAAGCTCGACACGACCCACAACGTGATCTCGCTGTTCACCTTCTCCAAGACCTTGGCCCCGGGGCTGCGCCTGGGCTTCATCCTGGCCGACGAGCGCATCATCCATAAGATGGGCATCCTGAAGCAGTCCCTGGACCTGTGCACTTCGTCCTTGAACCAGCTCCTGGCCGCGGAGTTCCTCAAGTCCGGGGTCGCGCGCGAGCATATCGCCTCAGTCAAGGCGCTCTACCGGGCCCGCAAGGACGCCATGCTCCAGGCCTTGGAGCGCTACATGCCCGAGGGCGTCACCTGGACCAAGCCGGAAGGCGGCCTGTTCCTGTGGGTGCGCCTGCCCGAGCACATGAACGCCGACGAGCTCTTCTCCGAGGCCATCAAGGAGAACGTGGCCTACGTCATCGGCTCCGCCTTCCACTGCGACGGCGGCGGCCAGAACACCATGCGCCTGAACTTCTCCTATCCCACGGAGGAGCAGATCGACGAGGGCATGAAGAGGCTGGCCAAGGTGGTCAAGGCCAACCTGCGGCCGCGGCACAAGCACCGCTCCAGGATCTCGGCCTGA
- a CDS encoding DUF2723 domain-containing protein: MPAESSSESMSAAPLERRDLWIAAGTFASLFLLYWSGRCPSFGGADSPQHVLSAVTWGVSWPPGYPLYVMLGHLASLLPGSPAGNVSALSGVLHALAAAVFFLTLRRLSIAPLAALCATALLALSPLYWYYSELGEVRALNDLLAVGAAYGAVAWAQSRRPGALLALAATLGLGISHHPTFVFVLPAIAYWLWSHDALPRGRSWALPAGLLIFCCALPYLVLGVRLSLAAPAYNLTSAAGLLDMPGLFLRKDLGGPLRVVAGRGFLDLRNFDVPRFWQHLHWFLRSAYGGLGLLGLPLLAVGLAVCWRERRRELVFWGLWLGVAALSYIVLGSQQLHLHNPEFAYAIAARFHLLPLIAAFGFVALGANWLADRLGRWLGWALLAAALAISLVWHPVSLRRNDFIMDYAREMVRSSGPSDMIIMDSDASVFAMLYLDLVERSAGDRVVLVPSLFGYFPYRGWLARHHPGLKIPPEELLGDWTQWTRLNAGRGLYAEAESWNDMRSCLPSSAPSGVLIRGWEQPPSAEALHAGIQLLLDWRGISHRSLYPFSPETELVNTYRLMLKWGLESLPEPKDPALSEGLAKRFNES; encoded by the coding sequence ATGCCAGCGGAGTCGAGCTCCGAAAGCATGTCCGCCGCCCCTTTGGAGCGGCGCGACCTTTGGATCGCGGCCGGGACCTTCGCCTCCCTCTTCCTCCTATATTGGTCCGGCCGCTGCCCCAGCTTCGGCGGCGCGGACAGCCCCCAGCACGTGCTCAGCGCCGTGACCTGGGGCGTGTCCTGGCCTCCCGGCTATCCTCTCTATGTGATGCTCGGCCACCTGGCCTCTTTGCTTCCCGGCTCCCCGGCCGGCAACGTCAGCGCCCTCTCCGGCGTCCTGCATGCTTTGGCCGCAGCCGTCTTCTTCCTGACTTTGCGGCGGCTTTCCATCGCTCCGCTGGCGGCTTTGTGCGCCACGGCCCTGCTGGCCCTCTCCCCCCTCTACTGGTATTACTCCGAGCTGGGGGAGGTCCGGGCCCTCAACGACCTGCTCGCCGTGGGCGCGGCCTACGGCGCCGTGGCCTGGGCCCAGTCCCGCCGCCCGGGCGCGCTCCTGGCTTTGGCCGCGACTCTGGGCCTGGGCATCAGCCACCATCCCACCTTCGTCTTCGTGCTCCCGGCCATCGCCTATTGGCTTTGGAGCCACGACGCCTTGCCGCGGGGCCGGTCCTGGGCTCTGCCCGCGGGCCTGCTCATCTTCTGCTGCGCCCTGCCTTACCTCGTCCTGGGGGTGAGGCTGAGCCTGGCGGCGCCGGCGTACAACCTCACCAGCGCCGCGGGCCTGCTGGACATGCCCGGCCTGTTCCTGCGCAAGGACCTCGGCGGCCCGCTGCGCGTGGTCGCGGGTCGGGGCTTCCTGGATCTCAGGAACTTCGATGTCCCGAGATTCTGGCAGCACCTGCACTGGTTCCTGCGTTCGGCCTACGGCGGGCTGGGGCTTCTCGGCCTGCCCCTGCTGGCCGTGGGGCTCGCCGTCTGCTGGCGCGAGCGCCGCCGAGAGCTGGTCTTCTGGGGCCTCTGGCTCGGCGTGGCGGCCCTGAGCTACATCGTCTTGGGCAGCCAGCAGCTCCATCTCCATAACCCGGAATTCGCCTACGCCATCGCCGCGCGCTTCCACCTGCTGCCGCTCATCGCGGCCTTCGGCTTCGTCGCGCTGGGCGCCAACTGGCTCGCCGACCGCTTAGGGCGGTGGCTGGGCTGGGCGCTCCTGGCGGCGGCGCTGGCGATCTCCCTGGTCTGGCATCCCGTCAGCCTGCGCCGCAACGACTTCATCATGGATTACGCGCGGGAGATGGTCCGCTCCAGCGGCCCGTCGGACATGATCATCATGGACTCGGACGCCTCGGTCTTCGCGATGCTCTATCTGGACCTGGTCGAGCGCTCCGCGGGCGACCGGGTCGTCCTGGTCCCGTCGCTCTTCGGCTATTTCCCTTACCGGGGCTGGCTGGCCCGGCACCACCCCGGGCTGAAGATCCCGCCCGAGGAGCTCCTGGGGGACTGGACGCAGTGGACCCGGCTCAACGCCGGCCGCGGCCTCTACGCCGAAGCCGAGTCGTGGAACGACATGCGAAGTTGCTTGCCCAGCAGCGCGCCTTCGGGAGTGCTGATCCGGGGCTGGGAGCAGCCTCCCTCCGCCGAGGCCCTGCACGCGGGGATCCAGCTCCTGCTGGACTGGCGAGGGATATCTCACCGGAGCCTCTACCCCTTCAGCCCGGAGACCGAGCTCGTCAACACCTACCGACTCATGCTGAAATGGGGCCTGGAGTCCCTGCCCGAGCCCAAAGACCCGGCGCTGTCCGAAGGGCTGGCCAAGCGCTTCAACGAGTCCTGA
- a CDS encoding response regulator transcription factor produces MPEAKILVVEDEKALVKVLKYNLEKAGYRVITAHDGDAGLNCFLEEQPDLVILDIMLPKKDGFEVCRAIRQSSRTPILMLTAKKDELDRVLGLEIGADDYVTKPFSVREVLARVKAILRRAAEKPAPLVVRAGTLEVDLERYVTKVKGKPVTLSPKEFEFLKCLLKADGRALSRDELLEKVWGYDRSMEIDTNTVDQHIARLRGKLGSEADRIVTVKNVGYRLRTD; encoded by the coding sequence ATGCCTGAAGCCAAGATACTCGTCGTAGAAGACGAGAAGGCCCTCGTCAAAGTCCTGAAGTACAACCTGGAGAAGGCGGGCTACCGGGTCATCACCGCCCACGACGGGGATGCCGGGCTCAACTGCTTCCTGGAGGAGCAGCCCGACCTCGTCATCCTCGACATCATGCTGCCCAAGAAGGACGGCTTCGAGGTCTGCCGGGCCATCCGCCAGTCCTCGCGCACCCCGATCCTGATGCTCACGGCCAAAAAGGACGAGCTGGACCGGGTCCTGGGCCTGGAGATCGGCGCCGACGACTACGTCACCAAGCCCTTCAGCGTGCGCGAGGTCTTGGCCCGCGTCAAGGCCATATTGCGCCGGGCTGCGGAGAAGCCCGCGCCGTTGGTGGTGCGCGCCGGCACGCTGGAAGTGGACCTGGAACGCTACGTGACCAAGGTCAAGGGCAAGCCGGTCACGCTCTCTCCGAAGGAATTCGAGTTCCTCAAGTGCCTCCTGAAGGCCGACGGCCGGGCCCTCAGCCGCGACGAGCTCCTTGAGAAGGTCTGGGGCTATGACCGGTCCATGGAGATCGACACCAACACCGTGGACCAGCACATCGCCCGGCTGCGCGGCAAACTGGGCTCGGAAGCCGATCGCATCGTCACGGTCAAGAACGTCGGCTACCGCCTCCGGACGGACTAG
- a CDS encoding inorganic phosphate transporter, whose amino-acid sequence MTPSIILLIALALFFDFVNGFHDSANSIATVVSTRVLSPRSAVLWAAFFNFIAFLLFPLNIANTIGKGIINPAIVDSRIIAATLTGACVWDLLTWYWGLPTSSSHALIGGFIGSALVKVGVGALVWSGIIRTVVFMILAPFLGLTMGLALGVAVAWMFRRATPYRVDYLFRKGQLFSAALYSLGHGGNDAQKTMGIIAALLFSAGVLGPTFHVPTWVVLSCHGAMGLGTLFGGWRIVKTMGQKVAKLRPVDGFCAESGGAMTLYLASALGVPVSTTHTITGAIMGVGSLKRLSAVRWGVGGEIMAAWLLTIPASALIASLSYWLMTL is encoded by the coding sequence ATGACCCCGTCGATCATCCTGCTCATCGCGCTGGCCTTGTTCTTCGACTTCGTCAACGGCTTCCACGACTCGGCCAACTCCATCGCCACCGTGGTCTCCACGCGGGTGCTCTCTCCGCGCAGCGCCGTGCTCTGGGCGGCCTTCTTCAACTTCATAGCCTTCCTGCTCTTCCCCTTGAACATCGCCAACACCATCGGCAAGGGCATCATCAATCCGGCCATCGTGGACAGCCGCATCATCGCCGCGACTTTGACGGGCGCCTGCGTCTGGGACCTGCTCACCTGGTACTGGGGCCTGCCCACCAGCTCATCCCACGCGCTCATCGGAGGGTTCATCGGCTCGGCATTGGTCAAGGTCGGGGTCGGCGCGCTCGTCTGGAGCGGCATCATCCGCACCGTGGTCTTCATGATTCTGGCCCCGTTCCTGGGCCTGACCATGGGCCTGGCATTGGGCGTGGCTGTGGCTTGGATGTTCCGCAGGGCGACTCCCTACCGCGTGGACTACCTGTTCCGCAAGGGCCAGCTGTTCTCGGCCGCACTCTACAGCCTAGGCCATGGCGGCAATGACGCCCAGAAGACCATGGGCATCATCGCGGCGCTCCTCTTCTCGGCGGGAGTCCTCGGGCCGACCTTCCACGTCCCGACCTGGGTGGTGCTCTCCTGCCATGGGGCCATGGGGCTGGGGACGCTCTTCGGAGGCTGGCGCATAGTCAAGACCATGGGACAGAAAGTGGCCAAGCTGCGGCCCGTGGACGGGTTCTGCGCCGAGTCCGGCGGAGCCATGACCCTATACCTCGCCTCGGCCCTCGGGGTGCCGGTCTCCACGACCCACACCATCACCGGCGCCATCATGGGGGTGGGTTCGCTCAAGCGCTTGAGCGCGGTGCGCTGGGGAGTCGGGGGGGAAATCATGGCGGCGTGGCTGCTGACCATACCGGCTTCGGCCCTCATCGCCAGCCTCTCCTATTGGCTCATGACGCTTTGA